One stretch of Musicola paradisiaca NCPPB 2511 DNA includes these proteins:
- a CDS encoding flavin-containing monooxygenase, protein MMNVQGRRVCIIGGGPYGVSLGKELNQAGIDYDLYEAESDFGGVWNADSRCGRTYPSLHLISPKVNTQYPDFPMPEDYPHYPSHKLMHRYVCDYAKTFGVYEKAHFNVAVTRIEPQADGWQVELSTGERKFYAFVLVSNGMQREARYPEPAYPGHFTGEVMHSIDYRTPERIKGKRVLIIGAGNSGCDIAVDAVHHCSAVYHSTRRGYYYQPKFINGMPTPRWMEGLGNKFNTREETIAYIQQVFKLAGYDGTDYGLKKPDYPLDASHPIMNSQLLYFIGHGDIQAKGDVSAFQDNTVFFEDGSHIDVDTIIYATGYNRRFSFLDNKYLEMKQGIPDCFLHIVPKNFDNLLFVGYINSATGLGVSARSHGLFVVDYLKAYFLQAKGLHDFSQMKKEQDPDLGQNYYIGSFRHQWEVDLWKFLKLLAQYRDVLNRR, encoded by the coding sequence ATGATGAATGTACAAGGAAGACGCGTATGTATTATCGGTGGTGGCCCTTACGGTGTCAGTCTTGGTAAGGAGCTGAATCAGGCCGGTATCGATTACGATCTGTATGAAGCGGAGTCGGACTTTGGCGGAGTATGGAATGCCGACAGCCGCTGTGGCCGCACCTATCCGTCGCTGCATCTGATCTCGCCGAAGGTCAATACCCAGTATCCAGATTTCCCCATGCCGGAGGATTACCCCCATTATCCCAGCCATAAACTGATGCATCGGTATGTCTGTGATTATGCGAAAACGTTCGGGGTTTATGAAAAGGCCCATTTTAATGTTGCTGTTACCCGTATTGAACCGCAGGCAGATGGCTGGCAGGTTGAATTATCAACGGGAGAGCGCAAGTTCTATGCTTTTGTGCTGGTCAGCAACGGTATGCAGCGGGAAGCCCGTTATCCTGAGCCGGCCTATCCCGGTCACTTTACCGGTGAAGTGATGCATTCGATCGATTACCGGACGCCGGAGCGTATCAAGGGTAAGCGGGTCTTGATTATCGGCGCCGGTAATTCTGGTTGCGATATTGCGGTTGATGCGGTTCATCATTGCTCGGCTGTTTACCATAGCACCCGCCGTGGTTACTACTATCAGCCTAAATTTATCAATGGCATGCCGACACCGAGATGGATGGAAGGGCTGGGCAATAAATTTAACACCCGCGAAGAAACCATCGCTTATATACAGCAGGTATTTAAACTGGCCGGTTATGACGGTACGGATTATGGCTTGAAAAAACCGGATTATCCGTTGGATGCCTCCCATCCAATTATGAATTCACAACTTTTGTATTTTATCGGTCACGGCGATATTCAGGCAAAAGGCGATGTGAGCGCTTTTCAGGATAATACGGTCTTCTTTGAAGACGGTTCACATATTGATGTTGATACCATTATTTATGCGACAGGATATAACCGCCGTTTTTCCTTTCTGGATAATAAATATCTGGAAATGAAGCAGGGTATTCCCGATTGCTTCTTACATATTGTCCCCAAAAATTTCGATAACTTGTTATTTGTCGGCTACATCAACTCTGCCACTGGGTTAGGTGTCTCAGCCCGCTCTCATGGTCTGTTTGTCGTGGACTATCTCAAGGCGTATTTCTTACAGGCCAAAGGGCTGCATGATTTTAGTCAGATGAAAAAAGAACAGGATCCTGACCTGGGGCAGAACTATTACATCGGATCTTTCCGGCATCAGTGGGAAGTGGATCTGTGGAAGTTTCTCAAGTTATTGGCGCAGTACCGTGACGTACTTAATAGAAGGTAG
- a CDS encoding beta-ketoacyl synthase N-terminal-like domain-containing protein — translation MQSAMEYSPTLSNTAGAVQDSPFSEVNGGDYRGILLQDIVGIFSAILKLPTAKIDKEEKISTYGVDSIVITEIMGRIADSLGVSLSAAIFFEARNIEELADIIIKRFGQEVVQRYDGRPVSEAHQSAGDERRNDVRQPVAQSLPSGTTSARGIRELMARSHRLNQKRDQFHSTHDKCQSTDNAEVNKPGGHDEPIAIIGMDGRFAQSSSVEALQRHLYQGQDCISEIPQERWDWKAIYGNPKDGEFTNVKYAGFIEDVDKFDPAFFGISPREAQTMDPQHRLFLESSWRLIESAGYAPSSLAGKKVGVFAGINLQDYAETVLNAQSRDIVELTAIPHMFCPNRLSYLLDVHGPSEIIDTACSSSLVAIHRAVMSIQHGDCDMAIAGGANLILSPKMHILYSKAEMICEDGRCKTFSEDANGYARGEGVGVVLLKKLKDAQADKDNILGVIIGSAENHGGAATSLMAPNPKAQAQLVRDAHMKSGVDPRSITYIECHGTGTPLGDPIEVNGLKLAFKHLYQEHGLDPEANAGKAVEKHCALGSVKSNIGHTETAAGVAGVIKVLLAMRDEYLPQSLHCQKLNPLLELEDSPFYVLQEGQTWQRPTIGFVQQPLRAGVSSFGAGGSNVHLVIEEYRQEPDKVMSPEREPEIIVISAKNSERLRIYAQRLMQYVTENSANVANHFKQFAYTLQTGRDAMDARVAFVAEDVASLSRQLAIIARDPQAAAGEGTIFVNCDAATRLPGIDAQDIAHWWQTRQWTKIAQVWVETRAIDWLQLYAGQRYSRLALPTYPFDRQRYWINETRRKSALERAVEQPTTEPVTAHHAVKVNDAGKMTLQPLMLKSAVGPSVSATERRNGKTADSHQGRGINGVATDSQITSSARGINGSGNGTLHPAQKSGGVPLASVIETLRVSLARALCSPETEIQLDRSFAEMGLDSIVGAEWVHEINRQLGSALSATRLYDYSSVRQLAQFIVLNGGQRDAADEHLPETDNRAVFQPENNPTVTEPSNAVIHSPQAAHSPQAAHISSGQNEQLAEIIQRLKTSLADALYITAEDIQNNRIFSELGLDSIIGAEWINTLNKQLGTHLSATRLYDYPNIHVLAEYIATQTHGITLPPKPVAATSTCIPEHEDLPRNTLKLAAPVSAAIPEDDQGIHRQREKIAIIGMSGRYPDAENLEQYWDNVANGRNSVREVPKARWDVEHYFDADRSKDGKIYCKWLGALSDIDNFDPLFFSISPAEAEGMDPQHRLFLQEGYKAFEDAGYSPEELSHKKCGVYMGIMSYEYAHMMLNSAAPLSGTGNSFAIGAARIPYFLNLKGPAIPVDTACSSSLVTTHLAVQALQNGEIDLALVGGVSLYLMPETYIGMCSAGMLSAEGQCKAFDNTADGFVPGEGVGCLVLKRLSQAEADGDPIYGVIIGSGINQDGKTNGITAPSVNSQIELERDVYRKHQIDPDSISYIETHGTGTKLGDPIELEALASVFREWTPRKNFCGLGSVKSNIGHTSAASGMASVQKVLLSMKHRQLAPSLHFSTPNPHFGFDESPFYVNTQLKPWLHDVRQPRRAAVSSFGYSGTNAHLVIEEYLPPSVNTAPVTEPVLIVLSAMRADRLPLMAENLLTWLQREQTDERHVDLRRLAYTLQRGRQAMEERLAFVAGSVSELQEKLTQFIAGDISAPPLFRGRVNYHAPSYQAVIDTPAFSAVIEQWTRQQHLNQLAGLWVTGLDIAWELLYPRSEQAAAHRFPGRIHLPTYPFFKQSCWFEAKAKPTSVVSVEAHLPLSEASEAVRTSEAVRTSEATEIGANAQPIAKETQWLRATETWVDVQSNEDTPWVERIQASSDRQILVLSHADSDYRDIEQVCRQVQHIADMPQSIWGVRHIPLPDGAPQDKWGIDALKVGLSAAIPDSDKPLVVFLILPHGTEAEAGHGLQLAYLCVQAVQAFARLNPVQFYCCHRADYEQSLTVTDVQHEALSGLFRSAMLETVGHRYRSLIVDPRSTGQEVALQLIQTWLCDDLSEHEPGKNAQAVRTPTVRFSAGRRYELRVSETDAPAVPGACFRTGATYLMVGALGETGEQVCQVLGQNYQAQLVIFSRRLENQVAPMLARIRASGARVIYRTVDILDIASVKQAMQTLKAEGITLHGVIHMARQVSDGSILNKSWDAFRHMMAAKVSGTLNIDAVTAGEPLEFFLMFSSVAAFGIQGSPDYAYSAAFQNAFARYRQRLVALKQRQGLVSSICWGQWDVDGAVDSTRLAGRLASLAQQGMGSINAVAAVQQMQIGFTDSVTALVAVTDRRKARTLLGLSDHQTESVTARPEHHTVEAVRRQIHHFRLGQLSPTAFADYLSSLSLADLPADLQQEVGTVITAARHVPQTLNTTALSAAQNARPATPGDNEGIKPAENDGEIRRVLASGIEKVMKLGSDLDWDKPLQDYGMDSIIAMQLSTTLEKQMKFPVQPNWLIEHPTPNLLLKKLRNQVGTGAIRL, via the coding sequence ATGCAGTCTGCCATGGAATATTCGCCAACGCTTTCCAATACTGCCGGAGCCGTTCAGGATAGCCCATTTTCTGAAGTCAACGGCGGAGATTATCGTGGGATATTGCTGCAAGACATCGTGGGTATTTTTTCTGCGATATTAAAGCTGCCGACGGCAAAAATTGACAAAGAAGAAAAAATATCGACCTACGGTGTTGATTCGATTGTCATCACAGAAATCATGGGACGTATTGCCGATTCGCTGGGCGTGTCTCTCTCTGCCGCTATTTTCTTTGAAGCCAGAAATATTGAAGAACTGGCCGATATCATCATCAAACGCTTCGGCCAGGAAGTCGTGCAACGTTATGATGGCCGGCCCGTCAGTGAAGCTCATCAGTCTGCTGGCGATGAACGCCGGAACGATGTTCGGCAGCCGGTCGCGCAGTCTTTACCCTCTGGTACCACATCAGCCAGAGGAATTCGGGAGCTGATGGCGAGAAGTCACCGGCTCAATCAAAAACGTGATCAATTTCATTCGACGCACGATAAATGCCAGTCGACCGATAACGCCGAGGTAAATAAGCCCGGTGGGCATGATGAACCTATTGCCATTATCGGGATGGATGGGCGGTTTGCCCAGTCGTCCTCAGTTGAAGCGTTGCAACGTCATCTTTATCAAGGTCAGGACTGTATCAGCGAAATTCCTCAGGAACGTTGGGATTGGAAGGCAATCTACGGTAATCCTAAAGACGGTGAGTTTACCAATGTTAAATATGCTGGCTTTATTGAGGATGTGGATAAGTTTGATCCTGCCTTTTTTGGCATCTCTCCCCGTGAAGCGCAGACCATGGATCCTCAGCACCGGCTGTTTCTGGAGTCGAGCTGGCGACTCATCGAGTCAGCCGGCTATGCCCCCTCATCATTAGCTGGCAAAAAGGTCGGGGTATTTGCCGGGATCAATTTACAGGATTACGCCGAAACCGTACTGAATGCCCAGTCCCGCGACATTGTGGAGCTGACGGCTATCCCTCATATGTTTTGCCCGAACCGTCTCTCTTATCTGCTGGATGTGCATGGCCCCAGTGAAATTATCGATACTGCGTGTTCAAGCTCTTTAGTCGCGATTCATCGTGCGGTGATGAGCATTCAGCACGGTGATTGTGACATGGCGATTGCGGGTGGCGCCAATCTGATCCTGAGTCCGAAAATGCATATTCTGTACAGTAAGGCAGAGATGATTTGCGAGGATGGACGGTGTAAGACTTTCTCTGAAGATGCCAATGGTTATGCCCGTGGAGAAGGGGTTGGCGTTGTACTGCTGAAAAAACTGAAAGATGCACAGGCGGATAAAGACAATATTCTCGGTGTGATTATCGGCTCGGCAGAGAATCATGGTGGGGCGGCAACGTCTCTGATGGCCCCCAACCCGAAGGCTCAGGCTCAGCTTGTTCGCGATGCGCATATGAAGTCCGGGGTCGATCCCCGCAGTATTACCTATATTGAGTGCCATGGAACCGGGACGCCGCTGGGGGATCCTATTGAAGTCAATGGCCTGAAATTGGCGTTTAAACACCTTTATCAGGAGCATGGGCTTGACCCAGAGGCTAACGCAGGGAAAGCAGTGGAGAAGCACTGTGCTTTAGGCTCGGTTAAATCGAATATCGGGCATACGGAAACTGCCGCCGGGGTTGCTGGTGTCATCAAAGTCCTGCTGGCGATGCGGGATGAATATTTACCCCAATCGCTGCACTGCCAGAAGCTGAACCCATTACTTGAACTGGAGGATAGCCCGTTTTATGTGCTCCAGGAGGGACAGACATGGCAACGTCCGACAATCGGTTTTGTTCAGCAGCCGTTACGGGCCGGCGTGAGTTCTTTCGGTGCGGGTGGCTCGAATGTTCATCTGGTGATTGAAGAATATCGCCAGGAGCCTGACAAGGTTATGTCGCCTGAGCGTGAGCCGGAAATTATCGTTATATCGGCGAAAAACAGCGAAAGGTTGCGGATCTATGCGCAACGCCTGATGCAATATGTCACTGAAAATTCGGCTAATGTAGCGAATCACTTCAAACAGTTTGCCTACACGTTGCAAACCGGGCGCGACGCGATGGATGCCAGAGTCGCGTTTGTTGCCGAAGATGTTGCATCGCTTTCGCGTCAACTGGCCATCATTGCCAGGGATCCACAGGCGGCGGCCGGTGAGGGGACTATTTTTGTCAATTGTGATGCAGCCACTCGCTTACCCGGTATTGATGCCCAGGATATTGCGCACTGGTGGCAGACCCGGCAGTGGACAAAAATTGCCCAGGTATGGGTTGAGACGAGAGCGATTGATTGGCTGCAATTATACGCAGGCCAGCGTTATTCGCGTTTGGCGCTGCCAACCTATCCGTTTGACCGTCAGCGCTATTGGATAAACGAAACCCGGCGTAAGTCAGCGTTGGAAAGGGCGGTTGAACAGCCAACGACCGAGCCGGTAACGGCTCATCATGCTGTAAAGGTTAATGATGCTGGGAAAATGACGTTACAGCCGCTGATGCTGAAGAGCGCGGTCGGCCCGTCTGTATCAGCAACAGAGCGGCGCAACGGCAAGACGGCTGATAGTCATCAAGGCCGCGGCATCAATGGCGTTGCGACGGATAGCCAGATTACAAGCAGCGCCAGGGGAATAAACGGAAGCGGTAATGGCACCCTTCACCCAGCGCAAAAGAGTGGCGGGGTTCCTCTGGCGAGTGTTATTGAAACGTTACGGGTGAGCCTGGCCCGGGCACTGTGTTCTCCAGAGACGGAGATTCAGCTTGATCGCTCCTTCGCCGAAATGGGGCTGGATTCGATTGTCGGAGCCGAATGGGTTCATGAAATCAATCGACAACTGGGAAGCGCGTTGTCGGCTACTCGTCTATACGATTATTCCAGTGTTCGTCAGTTGGCGCAGTTTATTGTGCTCAATGGGGGGCAACGTGACGCGGCGGATGAGCACTTGCCGGAAACAGACAATAGGGCTGTGTTCCAGCCTGAAAACAATCCTACAGTCACTGAACCGAGCAACGCGGTTATTCATTCGCCTCAGGCGGCCCATTCGCCACAAGCTGCCCACATATCATCAGGTCAGAATGAACAGCTGGCCGAGATAATACAGCGACTGAAAACCAGCCTGGCCGATGCGCTTTATATCACGGCAGAAGACATCCAGAATAATCGAATATTCTCGGAGTTGGGGCTGGATTCAATTATCGGCGCTGAATGGATCAATACGCTGAATAAGCAACTGGGAACCCATCTTTCCGCTACCCGTTTGTACGATTATCCGAATATTCATGTTTTGGCGGAATATATTGCGACCCAGACTCATGGAATAACGCTGCCCCCAAAGCCGGTGGCGGCCACTTCAACTTGTATTCCAGAACATGAGGATTTACCTCGGAATACGTTAAAGTTGGCCGCCCCGGTATCTGCGGCGATACCAGAAGATGACCAGGGTATTCATCGGCAGCGCGAGAAAATTGCCATTATCGGCATGTCGGGCCGCTATCCTGATGCGGAAAATCTGGAGCAATACTGGGATAACGTAGCGAATGGACGCAACTCTGTTCGTGAAGTCCCGAAGGCGCGTTGGGACGTCGAGCACTATTTCGATGCGGATCGTAGCAAAGACGGCAAGATATATTGCAAGTGGCTCGGAGCATTAAGTGACATCGATAATTTTGACCCGTTATTTTTCTCGATTTCTCCCGCCGAGGCCGAGGGTATGGATCCTCAGCATCGTCTATTCCTGCAGGAAGGGTATAAAGCGTTTGAAGATGCAGGTTACAGCCCTGAAGAACTGAGTCATAAGAAATGCGGCGTGTATATGGGGATTATGAGTTATGAATATGCTCATATGATGCTGAATTCTGCTGCCCCTCTGTCCGGTACTGGCAACAGTTTTGCGATTGGCGCTGCGCGAATTCCGTATTTTCTGAACCTGAAAGGCCCCGCCATTCCTGTCGACACGGCGTGTTCATCGTCTCTGGTGACGACCCATCTGGCTGTTCAGGCGCTACAAAATGGTGAAATCGACCTGGCTTTGGTCGGTGGCGTTAGCCTGTACCTCATGCCGGAAACGTATATCGGAATGTGTTCTGCCGGCATGTTGTCTGCCGAAGGGCAGTGTAAAGCGTTTGATAATACCGCGGATGGATTTGTACCCGGCGAAGGGGTTGGGTGTTTGGTATTGAAACGTCTGTCGCAGGCTGAAGCTGATGGAGATCCTATTTATGGGGTCATCATTGGTTCAGGTATCAATCAAGATGGTAAAACCAATGGTATCACGGCACCTAGCGTGAACAGCCAGATCGAACTGGAAAGAGACGTTTACCGGAAACATCAGATTGACCCGGATTCGATCAGTTATATTGAAACACACGGAACCGGAACCAAACTGGGCGATCCTATTGAGCTTGAAGCCCTGGCGTCGGTGTTCAGAGAATGGACTCCACGCAAAAACTTCTGCGGTCTGGGATCGGTGAAAAGCAATATTGGTCATACTTCGGCCGCCTCGGGTATGGCAAGTGTACAGAAAGTGTTGTTGTCTATGAAACACAGGCAACTCGCGCCATCGCTACATTTTAGTACGCCGAACCCGCACTTTGGTTTTGATGAATCGCCTTTCTATGTCAATACCCAGCTTAAGCCGTGGCTACATGATGTAAGACAACCGCGAAGAGCGGCGGTGAGCTCCTTTGGTTACAGTGGCACCAATGCCCATTTGGTGATTGAAGAGTATCTGCCGCCATCGGTTAACACCGCCCCTGTGACTGAACCGGTTTTGATCGTACTGTCGGCCATGCGGGCTGATCGTCTGCCACTGATGGCGGAGAATCTGCTGACCTGGCTCCAGCGGGAACAGACCGATGAGCGCCACGTCGATTTACGGCGACTGGCTTATACCTTACAGCGGGGACGCCAGGCAATGGAGGAGCGTCTCGCTTTTGTTGCGGGCTCCGTCAGTGAACTGCAAGAGAAACTGACCCAATTTATTGCCGGGGATATTTCAGCGCCGCCGTTGTTCAGGGGCCGGGTAAATTACCATGCGCCGTCTTATCAGGCCGTTATCGACACACCGGCGTTCAGCGCGGTTATCGAACAATGGACCCGTCAGCAACATCTGAATCAGTTGGCAGGATTATGGGTGACAGGTCTGGATATTGCGTGGGAGTTGCTTTATCCCAGGTCAGAGCAGGCCGCAGCACATCGTTTTCCCGGAAGAATACACTTACCCACTTACCCGTTTTTCAAGCAGTCGTGCTGGTTTGAAGCAAAAGCAAAACCAACATCGGTGGTATCCGTGGAGGCCCATCTTCCGTTGTCAGAAGCGTCGGAAGCAGTCAGAACATCGGAAGCAGTCAGGACATCGGAAGCAACAGAAATCGGCGCAAATGCACAGCCGATAGCCAAAGAAACCCAATGGCTCCGCGCCACAGAGACTTGGGTTGACGTGCAGTCAAATGAAGACACCCCATGGGTTGAACGTATCCAGGCCAGCAGTGATCGGCAAATTCTGGTGCTCAGCCATGCCGATTCGGATTACCGCGACATTGAGCAGGTTTGCCGACAGGTTCAACACATCGCGGATATGCCACAGTCGATCTGGGGAGTGCGGCATATTCCTTTACCGGACGGTGCGCCACAGGATAAGTGGGGTATCGATGCCCTGAAAGTCGGACTCTCGGCGGCGATTCCCGATTCCGACAAACCGCTGGTGGTTTTTCTGATCTTACCTCATGGCACAGAAGCGGAGGCCGGGCATGGCTTACAGCTCGCCTACCTTTGTGTTCAGGCCGTACAGGCGTTTGCCCGGCTGAACCCGGTACAGTTCTATTGTTGTCATCGCGCGGACTATGAACAGAGCCTGACTGTTACCGATGTACAACATGAAGCGCTTTCTGGGCTGTTTCGTTCTGCGATGTTGGAAACCGTCGGTCATCGCTATCGGAGTCTCATCGTTGACCCTCGTTCAACGGGGCAGGAAGTGGCTCTGCAATTGATACAAACCTGGCTGTGCGATGACCTGTCGGAGCATGAACCAGGGAAAAATGCGCAGGCAGTCAGGACGCCGACTGTCCGTTTCAGCGCAGGCCGTCGATACGAGTTACGTGTCAGCGAAACGGATGCGCCCGCAGTGCCCGGGGCATGCTTCCGTACAGGGGCAACCTACTTAATGGTGGGGGCTCTGGGTGAGACGGGGGAACAGGTTTGTCAGGTGTTAGGTCAGAACTATCAGGCGCAGTTGGTTATTTTCTCTCGCCGTCTGGAAAATCAGGTCGCCCCGATGTTGGCGCGTATCAGAGCGTCAGGGGCGCGAGTGATTTACCGTACTGTCGATATCCTTGATATTGCGTCTGTTAAGCAGGCGATGCAGACCCTAAAAGCCGAAGGAATCACACTTCATGGGGTTATACATATGGCCCGACAGGTGAGTGATGGTTCTATTCTGAATAAGTCCTGGGATGCGTTCCGGCACATGATGGCGGCGAAAGTTTCAGGAACTCTGAACATCGATGCAGTCACCGCCGGCGAACCGCTGGAATTTTTCCTGATGTTTTCTTCCGTTGCCGCTTTTGGCATTCAGGGGTCTCCTGATTATGCCTATTCCGCCGCGTTCCAGAATGCGTTTGCACGATACCGGCAACGGCTGGTCGCGCTCAAACAAAGACAGGGGCTGGTTTCCTCCATCTGTTGGGGACAA